The Oceanicaulis alexandrii DSM 11625 DNA segment TTATCTGAGGGCGGCATCATCGAAGCGTCACGCGCCTAATAACAACATACCAAATTTCTCATAATATATCTTATGCGTCATTTAGACGTTTAGGCAGCCACGGTATTTGCTCGACCTGTTCGCCTCATGAACCATACTCCCCGAACCGCTTTGACTCAGCTGAGACTGATGCGGGTTGAATGCTGGCCAAGCCCGTTTGAAAATCGGGTCACGATTTAGCGCTGGGGTGTCTGCACGCCCTAAACGGTTTGCTGCGAAGACCATAAGGGCGAGACATGACACGTTTGAAGACCATCCTGGCAGTCGCTCTTACGGCGATGCTTTCGCAGCTCACAGCGGATGTGCGCGCGTCAGCGCAGACCTTGTCTCCCCCCATTCTTCCCATGAGCGAGACAGAACAGGCCCTGCCCGCACTTCCGACCATTCTGCCGCTGCGTGACCGGGCCGTGGTTATCGACCGCATTCTGCAAGAGCGGCTGGACACGATCATCCCACAGATCATGCGCGAACAGGGCGTGTCCATGTGGGTGCTTATGGCGCGGGAGTATTTCGAGGAACCCGTCGTAAACAGCATGCTGGACGCACGCAGCATGGCCGCCCGCCGGCGCACCATCCTCATCTTCTTTGATCCCGGTGACGGGCAGCCCGTCGAGCGGTTGACAGTGAGCCGCTATGGGCTCGCCGGCCTCTTCGAGCCGTCCTGGAATCCCGATGAAGAACCCGACCAGTGGCAGGCCGTGGCCGACATCATCGCTGAGCGCGACCCGGCCAACATCGCCATCAACTTTTCCGATCTGACCGCCTTCGGAGACGGCATGACGCTGAGCCAACACCGGGCCATGATCGCCGCCCTGCCCGCCACCTATCAAGACCGGATCATTTCCGGCGAAACGCTGGCCATACGCTGGCTGGAAACTCGCACCCCGTCAGAGGTGGAGATCTATCCCGGCATAGTGCGCATCGCCCACGCCCTGATCGACCGCGCTTTCTCACGCGCGGTGATCACGCCGGGCGAGACCACCGCCGATGACGTGGTCTGGTGGTATCGCGAGGAATTGTCCCGCCTGGGCCTGACGCCCTGGTTCCACCCGTCTGTGGGGATCCAGCGCGAGGGAGCCGAGACGATGCTGCGCGGCGACACCGCGATCATGCCGGGCGATCTGCTCTGGACCGATTTCGGGATCACCTATCTGCGCCTCAGCACCGACACCCAGCACCTGGCTTATGTGCTCAAGCCCGGCGAGACCGAAGCGCCCGAAGGCCTGCAGCAAGGCCTCGCCGCCAGCAACCAGGTGCAGGACATTCTGATGTCGCACTTCCAAACGGGGCTGAGCGGCAATGACGTTCTGGCGCGTGCGCGCGCCGAAGCGATCAGCGAAGGGCTCGACCCTTCGATCTATTCCCACCCGATCGGCACGCACGGTCATGGCGCGGGCCCGGCCATCGGCTTCTGGGACAACCAGGACGCAGATCCGCGCGGCGCCGGACTGATCAATGAGAACACCGCCTGGTCAATCGAGCTGACCTCCTACAGCGCCGTGCCCGAATGGGGTGGCCAGGTAGTGGATTTCCGCACCGAGGAAGACGCCTTCTTCGACGGCCGGGAGGTCCGCTTCCTGGACGGCCGGCAGATGGAACTGACGCTGATCGCCCCGGCGGACTAACCCTCTCCTGCAGTGCGCAATGCACTGCAACCGCACGAAGGTTTCTGGCCAACACAAGCGTAGCAACGACCTGGATTCGCGTGTCGGACCGGCTCGACAAGCCCTATCCGGGAGTCATCAAGCAGTTGGACGCGGACGTTGCGGCGATCAGGCCCGGTCCCCGCCCCGGCTTATCAGCCAGTCGTTCAACCTTGCCCCGCTCTGACACGACAGCCAGCCTTTCACGGCCCAGCACATTCTGAAATGCAAACAAGTTAGCAGTCTCAAAGAACGACTTGCTCTTTCCTCTCGGATCAACACGCAGGGAGGACAAGCCTCCCGCAACACCATGGGGAGGAAAGCCATGTCTCTTAAAGGCTATGGCGCGATATTCGCACTCACGATGCTGGGCGCCGCATGCACTGATAGTCAGGCAGTCTCACCGCAGACTGCTAGCGCCCAGACAGATGTCGACACCAGCATTATTCCCGGTCCCCGAGATTGTTTCTGGCGACGGGGTCCGTTCGGGACGGACCCATACATCAACATGGCCTACCCTGATGCCAATGTCTTTTACTGGGCGGGCGTTTTCAGCATTCCCGACGGCGCACAACTCACGCTGGAAGGCGCCTTTCCCGCCAGCCGATACATGTCTTTCGTATCCTACACTGCTTCGGGCCAACCCATTGAGTCCCTTCCTGACTTTCTGATCGAAGCCGAACAGGGCGAGAATCCGTTTCTTGAAGGCGCCACACGTTCCGAAGTAACAAACCGCTACACGGTGGAGGTGCTCAACGCGCCCCCGGAAACCCGGCGGGATATCGGCTCGCGCAGTGCTGAGGGGCCGACCAGCATCCTTCATGCTCCCGCGGATCAACCGGGCGGACCTCAAACCATTCTGTACCGGATATACCTGCCTGACGGCGGCGCCGCGCCTGATGGCGGCGCAGCCCTGCCCCAACCTGTCCTGACCCTGCCCTCCGGAGACATACTTCGCGGCGAGCAAGCCTGCGAGGCGCTTCGGACCCTGCAACCGGCTGTCATGGCGGCAGGAGCCGCCAGCATCACGGCGGCTCAGTATCGCGCCCTGATCACGCAACCGAACCGCCCCGACACCTGGCCGGCGCAATCTCCTGCGGACTGGTACATCCAGCTCGATCGTGAAAGCCTGCTCGGGATCTATACCGGCCAGATTAACGAAGATGCGCGTCGATCTGAGGGCGGCTTCTATCCCAATCCGGACAATTT contains these protein-coding regions:
- a CDS encoding M24 family metallopeptidase, producing the protein MTRLKTILAVALTAMLSQLTADVRASAQTLSPPILPMSETEQALPALPTILPLRDRAVVIDRILQERLDTIIPQIMREQGVSMWVLMAREYFEEPVVNSMLDARSMAARRRTILIFFDPGDGQPVERLTVSRYGLAGLFEPSWNPDEEPDQWQAVADIIAERDPANIAINFSDLTAFGDGMTLSQHRAMIAALPATYQDRIISGETLAIRWLETRTPSEVEIYPGIVRIAHALIDRAFSRAVITPGETTADDVVWWYREELSRLGLTPWFHPSVGIQREGAETMLRGDTAIMPGDLLWTDFGITYLRLSTDTQHLAYVLKPGETEAPEGLQQGLAASNQVQDILMSHFQTGLSGNDVLARARAEAISEGLDPSIYSHPIGTHGHGAGPAIGFWDNQDADPRGAGLINENTAWSIELTSYSAVPEWGGQVVDFRTEEDAFFDGREVRFLDGRQMELTLIAPAD